One Phaseolus vulgaris cultivar G19833 chromosome 11, P. vulgaris v2.0, whole genome shotgun sequence genomic window carries:
- the LOC137808171 gene encoding probable E3 ubiquitin-protein ligase ZFP1, whose translation MITAIRLRDMDQMSEGNIFWPNMCRVAVRENIDSHYLLDSYDNGMVYGRRAFNGVQHQPIHTGFPNSYSLAHRFSVALPNARHNAIGIPLLPLSNHLIQAPTPSLEIATNDPQSNHDIVRSRSRSDYRFLHPQYQAQPTQEMRGNSIDFHPPLTLPTNPSSTFFHLQYQAQTAQQMRGHSIDFHRALALPTNPLSTSSVHVTTPPHWRNLPPQAFLQDDDVPWLGDDDSDMHLDIDDMSYEELLELGERIGNVGTGLLDEIIARQMKTKTYLLPNNSGEVAAEEQENDLCIICQDEYKNKQEIGILQCGHGYHADCIRTWLHEKNVCPLCKSEALTLG comes from the exons ATGATAACTGCCATCAGACTCAGGGATATGGATCAAATGAGTGAAGGAAACATTTTTTGGCCTAATATGTGCAGAGTGGCAGTGAGAGAAAATATAGATTCTCATTACTTACTAGATTCTTATGACAATGGGATGGTGTATGGAAGGAGAGCATTCAATGGAGTTCAACATCAACCTATTCATACGGGTTTTCCTAATTCCTATAGTTTGGCTCATAGGTTTTCAGTTGCTCTGCCTAATGCAAGGCACAATGCAATTGGTATCCCTTTGTTACCGCTCTCTAACCATTTGATTCAAG CTCCAACTCCTTCATTAGAGATTGCAACAAATGATCCCCAAAGCAATCATGATATAGTAAGAAGCAGAAGCAGAAGCGACTACAGATTTCTCCATCCACAGTATCAAGCACAACCTACGCAAGAGATGAGAGGAAACTCCATCGACTTTCATCCTCCACTTACACTTCCAACAAATCCTTCAAGCACATTTTTCCATCTGCAATATCAAGCACAGACTGCGCAACAGATGAGAGGACACTCTATCGACTTTCATCGTGCACTTGCACTTCCAACAAATCCTTTAAGCACTTCTTCAGTGCACGTGACAACTCCTCCACACTGGAGGAATCTTCCTCCTCAAGCCTTTCTTCAAGATGAT GATGTTCCTTGGTTGGGTGACGATGATAGTGATATGCACTTGGACATTGATGACATGTCATATGAG GAGCTTCTTGAATTAGGTGAACGGATTGGCAACGTAGGCACAGGTTTGTTGGATGAAATTATTGCAAGGCAAATGAAGACAAAAACTTATCTACTTCCTAATAACTCGGGAGAGGTAGCTGCTGAGGAACAAGAAAATGATCTTTGCATAATATGTCAG GATGAATATAAGAACAAGCAGGAAATCGGAATTCTTCAATGTGGACATGGATATCACGCAGATTGTATAAGGACATGGTTACACGAGAAAAATGTTTGTCCCTTATGCAAATCAGAAGCATTGACTCTTGGATAG
- the LOC137808180 gene encoding probable E3 ubiquitin-protein ligase ZFP1 encodes MITAIGLRDMDGMNERNNFWPNMCRVAVRENIDFHYLLDAYDNGMVYERRAFNGVQHQPIHTGFPISSSLAHSFLVAPPNARYNAIGIPSPTPSLEIATNDPQSYHYIARSRSDYRFLHPQYQAQPTQEMRGNSIDFHPPLTLPTNPSSTFFHLQYQAQTAQQMRGHSIDFHRALALPTNPLSTSSVHVTTPPHWRNLPPQAFLQDDDVPWLGDDDSDMHLDIDDMSYEELLELGERIGNVGTGLLDEIIARQMKTKTYLLPNNSGEVAAEEQENDLCIICQDEYKNKQEIRILQCGHGYHADCIRTWLHEKNVCPLCKSEALTLG; translated from the exons ATGATAACTGCCATCGGACTCAGGGATATGGATGGAATGAATGAAAGAAACAATTTTTGGCCTAATATGTGCAGAGTGGCTGTGAGAGAAAATATAGATTTTCATTACTTACTAGATGCTTATGACAATGGGATGGTGTATGAAAGGAGAGCATTCAATGGAGTTCAACATCAACCTATTCATACGGGTTTTCCTATTTCATCTAGTTTGGCTCATAGTTTTTTAGTTGCTCCCCCTAATGCAAGGTACAATGCAATTGGCATCCCTT CTCCAACTCCTTCATTAGAGATTGCAACAAATGATCCCCAAAGCTATCATTATATAGCAAGAAGTAGAAGCGACTACAGATTTCTCCATCCACAGTATCAAGCACAACCTACGCAAGAGATGAGAGGAAACTCCATCGACTTTCATCCTCCACTTACACTTCCAACAAATCCTTCAAGCACATTTTTCCATCTGCAATATCAAGCACAGACTGCGCAACAGATGAGAGGACACTCTATCGACTTTCATCGTGCACTTGCACTTCCAACAAATCCTTTAAGCACTTCTTCAGTGCACGTGACAACTCCTCCACACTGGAGGAATCTTCCTCCTCAAGCCTTTCTTCAAGATGAT GATGTTCCTTGGTTGGGTGACGATGATAGTGATATGCACTTGGACATTGATGACATGTCATATGAG GAGCTTCTTGAATTAGGTGAACGGATTGGCAACGTAGGCACAGGTTTGTTGGATGAAATTATTGCAAGGCAAATGAAGACAAAAACTTATCTACTTCCTAATAACTCGGGAGAGGTAGCTGCTGAGGAACAAGAAAATGATCTTTGCATAATATGTCAG GATGAATATAAGAACAAGCAGGAAATCAGAATTCTTCAATGTGGACATG